Genomic DNA from Acinetobacter wuhouensis:
ATATTTTTTCATGGTTCACTTTAAGGAGTAATTTCACTAAAAAACAAAGAATTATTGCTTTTTGCTGGATGGTTTTTGTAGTTATTTTAATTTCGAGTAATAAATAAAAATTAAGCCCGATTCTTTGGGATATGGCTAAAGCCGTATTTCAAAGTCGGGCAACTTTGCGACTGCCTATTTTTTTGGTCGTGACCAAGAACAGAGCAAAGTACCGACCAAAATTATTTAGGGTCAATCACACAATAATCTTTATTTTCACCGTATCCACATTTTTTAGTCATAACTTTGACGCATGTCTGACCACCACATTTAGATATATCTAGGCTGTACTGCTTGAGATTATTTACTTCCGATCTACGTTGTTGAATTTCGTCCATGCTTGGGACGAATAGGAATAACGCCAAAAATAAGATGATGACTAAACCGATAAAGGCGCTGGCGTATACCATGATGAATTGGGTGTTCAGACGGCTTGTTGCCTTGTCGAGTTCCTGAATACGGCTCTTTAATGCGCCTATGGCTTGTTTATTGGTGTCCTGTAGCGATTTCTCCGCCTTATCTAGCACACCTGTAGCAACTTGACTGTAAAACTGCTCTAATCGCTTGTTATCGTCTGCTATGGCTTCTCTATATTCCTTCATGGATGCCAATAAAATATATAACTGGTCATCTAGATCATTTTGATTACTCATAATGACATTCCGCCTCTACCTAATTTTTGAGATGCCTTGCGGAGTGCTTGCTCGGCTCGTTGTTTATCTAATTCTTGCTGTCGCTTCATTTCCGCTTGGCGTTCCAGTTCTAGACGTTTGCTTTCTTGATTCTTCTGCCATTGATCAAAGCCTTGATCGACACGGTTTAAACCACGCTGTAAAACGCTCTCTTTCTGCTGTTTATTTTGGTGAAGCTGTTGGGTGTTTTGCTGTTTGACGTTGTCATTAAAACGGCTAATTTCAGTGTCTATGCCTTGTCTGCGTAATTGGGTGACTTTGGTGCCTTCGTGAATCGTGGCTTGTAATCCGTTGTTCTGATCGGTATAGCTGCGGTGGTCTATTTTTTCTCGGTAGCCTGCACGTTCCAATGCCTTGTTGGCTAAGTCTGCCCATGTTTCTCGAATTTGCTTAATATCTTCTTGGGTTGTACCCATACCAAGGCTTTTTCTTTTGGCGTTGCTGAGTTCAATATCGGTTTTGGTGGTTAGGGTGAGTTTATTGTCCGTGTCCAGTTCTGCCTTTCGGGTCGT
This window encodes:
- the mobQ gene encoding MobQ family relaxase, with translation MAIYHCSTKTVNRSSGRTAVASAAYRAGEKLEDERTGLTHDFTRKDGVAYSEIISNLDIQIDRGELWNLAEKTENRKDARTAREWVIALPDELDADQRKDLAKDFARSLVDRYGVIADLAIHEPSKGGSDKNHHAHIMLTTRKAELDTDNKLTLTTKTDIELSNAKRKSLGMGTTQEDIKQIRETWADLANKALERAGYREKIDHRSYTDQNNGLQATIHEGTKVTQLRRQGIDTEISRFNDNVKQQNTQQLHQNKQQKESVLQRGLNRVDQGFDQWQKNQESKRLELERQAEMKRQQELDKQRAEQALRKASQKLGRGGMSL